In Arthrobacter sp. SLBN-83, one DNA window encodes the following:
- a CDS encoding LexA family protein gives MFEKEVDMQASQPEPLALDEPLILPFAPEAVACGFPSPAEGYWSGDLDLVQHLVRDPTCTFVWRAAGHSMTGAGINDGDLLLVDRGIDPVPGKIVIAVVDGEYTVKRLDVIQGRTVLVAENLDYADIVLHEHTEMSVWGVVTWILSPAKIKRGVRPRL, from the coding sequence ATGTTCGAAAAGGAAGTGGACATGCAGGCCTCGCAGCCAGAACCGTTGGCGCTCGACGAGCCGCTGATACTCCCGTTTGCGCCGGAAGCCGTCGCCTGCGGCTTCCCCAGCCCTGCAGAGGGATATTGGTCGGGGGACCTCGATCTTGTCCAGCACCTGGTCCGGGACCCAACCTGCACATTCGTCTGGCGTGCAGCCGGCCATTCCATGACCGGAGCCGGAATCAATGACGGCGACCTGCTGCTCGTGGACCGGGGGATCGATCCCGTTCCGGGCAAGATTGTGATCGCCGTCGTTGACGGCGAATACACCGTCAAGCGGCTGGACGTCATCCAAGGACGTACCGTTCTCGTGGCAGAGAACCTCGACTATGCGGACATCGTTCTCCACGAACACACGGAGATGTCAGTCTGGGGCGTGGTCACATGGATTCTGTCTCCTGCGAAAATCAAACGTGGTGTCAGACCCCGCCTATAG
- a CDS encoding Y-family DNA polymerase, whose translation MTTLTPAPDQIALVDCVSFYANAERVFDPTLHDRPTLVLSNNDGCVVAACPLVKELDPDIMGKPWFKIRGWCQAKGVEARSSNYELYGSLSARVATILGRFSAWQEVYSIDESWLKLRGAPEELESRGQEIRRTVLQLTGIPVRVAIGPTKTLAKVAALGIKKNPAFNGVLDLRRFSEEQLDRILDSLHVTDLWGVAGRNGKRLAALGIHTARELRDADAKWLRKRFSVVMERTILELRGQKCIELETQPPAAKDQLIYSRSFSRKLTDPDEMHQVLSIYAQRVSARLRAQGSVAGVLSVWASTGWADEGTVPHSAHRAVPLAMPTDDPIALTKAASVILPDLFPTAGIRYARAGVVLTGLRAGDGVQFLPVFQSEFEDRGVGKVLDEITRKLGAQAVGVGLGGMKTPPAWEMKRAMLSKRCTTHWDELPVAVA comes from the coding sequence ATGACGACTCTGACCCCAGCACCCGATCAAATCGCTCTCGTAGACTGCGTCTCCTTTTACGCCAACGCGGAGCGTGTCTTCGACCCCACGCTGCATGACCGGCCGACCCTTGTCCTCTCGAACAATGACGGCTGTGTGGTTGCCGCGTGCCCGCTGGTGAAGGAGCTCGATCCTGACATCATGGGCAAGCCGTGGTTCAAGATCCGCGGCTGGTGCCAGGCCAAGGGCGTCGAAGCCAGGTCATCGAACTATGAGCTCTATGGCTCGCTGAGTGCACGGGTTGCCACCATTCTGGGCCGCTTCAGTGCGTGGCAGGAAGTGTATTCGATCGACGAAAGCTGGCTGAAGCTGCGGGGGGCTCCTGAAGAACTCGAATCACGGGGACAGGAGATCCGACGGACTGTCCTCCAGCTGACCGGAATTCCTGTCCGCGTCGCGATCGGTCCCACGAAGACCCTCGCCAAGGTAGCGGCTCTCGGCATCAAGAAAAACCCCGCGTTCAATGGTGTTCTCGATCTCCGGCGGTTTTCGGAGGAGCAGCTTGACCGGATCCTTGACTCCCTCCATGTGACTGACCTCTGGGGCGTCGCCGGGCGTAACGGCAAGCGCCTGGCTGCGCTCGGCATCCACACGGCCAGAGAACTGCGCGACGCTGATGCCAAATGGCTCCGCAAACGGTTCTCCGTCGTCATGGAAAGAACCATCCTGGAGCTGCGCGGGCAAAAATGCATCGAGCTGGAGACCCAGCCGCCGGCTGCCAAGGACCAGCTGATCTATTCCAGGAGCTTCTCGCGCAAGCTTACGGACCCTGACGAGATGCATCAGGTTCTGTCGATCTACGCCCAGCGGGTCTCAGCACGTCTTCGGGCCCAGGGGTCCGTCGCCGGCGTGCTCTCGGTGTGGGCTTCGACCGGCTGGGCCGACGAAGGAACCGTCCCGCATTCAGCCCACCGGGCTGTTCCGCTGGCCATGCCGACCGATGACCCGATCGCGCTTACGAAAGCTGCCAGTGTGATCCTGCCTGATCTGTTTCCGACCGCCGGTATCCGCTACGCCCGTGCAGGAGTTGTACTCACGGGACTGCGCGCGGGTGACGGCGTTCAGTTCCTACCTGTGTTCCAATCCGAATTCGAAGATCGGGGAGTAGGGAAGGTACTTGACGAAATCACGAGAAAGCTCGGCGCGCAGGCAGTGGGTGTGGGCCTGGGTGGCATGAAGACCCCGCCGGCGTGGGAGATGAAGCGCGCCATGCTCTCGAAGCGCTGCACGACCCACTGGGACGAGCTGCCGGTCGCTGTGGCATAG
- a CDS encoding homing endonuclease associated repeat-containing protein, which translates to MTRTTVPTDLMPRCQIADPQVQEHLPCQHHESGGVQCENPDPHTDDHWISEHTISHALAGNGYACTAFDPAEPARAFQGPVQTYTEQQMVDALLRCAADQDSLPRNDYIRRRHDDEPSAPLLERRFGSWNAALERAGLNTTEQPLHFQGATTKWTEEMILDALRECWIKTGSIAVLAYEAWRTGGTDGICRTHVPPAATIRFRMGSWSRATQLAVG; encoded by the coding sequence ATGACCCGGACGACTGTGCCGACGGACCTGATGCCGCGCTGCCAGATCGCAGACCCGCAGGTGCAGGAGCACCTGCCGTGCCAGCACCACGAGAGCGGCGGCGTGCAGTGCGAGAACCCCGATCCACACACGGACGATCACTGGATCTCGGAGCACACAATTTCCCACGCGCTGGCCGGAAACGGCTACGCCTGCACGGCGTTCGACCCCGCAGAGCCGGCCCGAGCCTTCCAAGGGCCTGTCCAGACCTACACCGAACAGCAGATGGTCGACGCGCTCCTGCGCTGCGCCGCGGATCAGGACAGCCTCCCGCGCAACGACTACATCCGCCGCAGACACGACGACGAACCATCCGCGCCGCTGCTGGAGCGCCGGTTCGGCTCCTGGAATGCAGCCCTGGAGAGAGCGGGCCTGAACACCACCGAGCAGCCGCTGCACTTCCAGGGCGCGACCACGAAGTGGACCGAGGAGATGATCCTCGACGCCCTGCGCGAGTGCTGGATCAAGACCGGCTCCATCGCCGTGCTCGCCTACGAGGCCTGGCGCACCGGCGGCACCGACGGCATTTGCCGGACCCATGTCCCGCCGGCGGCCACCATCCGGTTCCGGATGGGCAGCTGGTCGCGGGCCACGCAGCTCGCCGTGGGATGA
- a CDS encoding single-stranded DNA-binding protein produces MSNPRNSATVIGRLTKDPVVFNNQDGSKKVAFTLMADHNYTDSHGNRGADAVPVEAFVRATTNGIGPFASIHKGDLVAVNLKLRQDRYTKNGVEVFELKAVVEDITFLEPRSVTQARVNERVAAAEAQNQALQTQPAPAPVAAAAAPQPAVASAVHSEELPFS; encoded by the coding sequence ATGTCGAACCCCCGCAACTCCGCCACCGTCATAGGCCGCCTGACCAAGGACCCGGTCGTCTTCAACAACCAGGACGGCTCCAAGAAGGTCGCGTTCACCCTGATGGCCGACCACAACTACACCGACAGCCATGGCAACCGCGGCGCTGACGCTGTGCCGGTCGAGGCCTTCGTGCGCGCGACCACCAACGGCATCGGCCCGTTCGCGAGCATCCACAAGGGTGACCTCGTGGCCGTGAACCTCAAGCTGCGCCAGGACCGCTACACCAAGAACGGTGTCGAGGTCTTCGAGCTCAAGGCAGTCGTCGAGGACATCACGTTCCTCGAGCCCCGCTCGGTGACCCAGGCCCGCGTGAACGAGCGCGTCGCTGCCGCCGAGGCGCAGAACCAGGCCCTGCAGACCCAGCCGGCTCCGGCTCCCGTCGCAGCCGCTGCCGCACCGCAGCCGGCCGTCGCCAGCGCCGTCCACAGCGAGGAGCTGCCCTTCTCCTGA